TTCCTTTCCTCCTTGCCCTAGCCGCGCACAGGGAAGGCCTAGGTATGAGAAAGGTAATGCTGCACCTTACAGTTTAAGAGGTTAGCCATGTTGGCACTTTCGTCTTCCTCTAGGCCCAATGTGTAAACATTGATTTTAGCAAAATTGATTTTAAGTCCGGACATAGCTTCAAAGCATAAGAGGATGATTTTGATGGTGGTTATGCTCTGCATGTTTGGCTGGAATAAAAGGACCATGTCGTCCACGTATTGAAGATGAGAGATCCCACCAGGAAGGAGATGAGGCACCACCCCTCTCAGGTGCCTAGCCGTTTTCGCCTTGTGTAACATACCCTAAAGGGAATCAACCACCAGGTTGAAGAGCAGCGGGGATATATAGTCACCCTGACGTAGCCCTCTGTGGTTACGGAAGAAACCTCCTACCTCCCCATTGATCATAATGGCCGTCAGCCCTCCTTCAACCAACTGACAAATATGACTAATGGAACCCGATTCGAAGCCTTTGCGATGTAACACTTCCCGTGGGAATGACAAGCTCACCCTGTCATAGGATTTTTCGAAGTCGAGCTTAAGGATAACGACCggtatttttttctttttgagctCGCGGATAACTTCGTTAAGGCAAAGAACCCCTTCCAGGATAAATCTTCCCTTTAGGAAAGTAGTTTGGGCATGGCCCACAATTTTTTCTGCAATAGGGCCAAGGCGCAAGGCATAGCATTTCACCGCTAGTTTAAAGATAACATTGATAAGAGCAATGGGGCAGAATTGCGAGATCTTGTCAGCACCCGAGATTTTGGGATAAGGGCAAAAATCGTGAATTTAATCTTTTTGATGCCGACACTAAGAGAGGTTTGAGCTAGGACCAACAAGTTTTGAAGAAAGCAACAGGGAAACCATCAGGTCCGATGCGGCATCCATCTTCATTGCCCTTTAGGCAATCTCAATTTCTTCTTCCAAGAAACTAAGGGAGATGAACTCATTTTCTTGCTCAGACACCTTTTTAGATGCCTCCCACATGTTAATGGCAAGCTCGACCCTTCTGGTTTGCGACACCCCATAAGTTCCTGATAAAACTCATAGATATGCTTGGTAAGGTCTAGCAAGAAGTTAATTTTTCCCGAATCAGTGATCAATCTAGGAATGTGGGTGCGTCTTCTGTTGCCGTTAGCAATTGCGTGGAATAAACTCGTGTTAGAATCCCCTTTGATGATGCTGAGGAATCTACCCCTTTGGTTCAAGTAAATTTCATGGTGCAGTATTTTTAGGCTAACTTATTTGTTCTTGTAGAAACTAGAAAGATATGGCTAGAGGATATATGTAAATGTAAGTTTGTTGCATGTACATTTCACTTTCAGTTATATGTAGGTTATAAAAAAATTAATATTATATGTATATGAAAATGTACAGCTGGTATGAAAAAAAGTAGACATGTATCAAAAAAATGTATTAGATGTATACGAGAAATGTACAATGTGTACCAAATATATATTAGAAAATTGATAagcatgtatttgaaaaatggtAAACGTGTCTAAAAATTGTTCCTAGTATATATGAAAAAAATGTACAATGCTTATGAAAATGTATACATGTGttgaaaaaataaaaaggaaaaggGGTGAAAAAGGGAAGAAAAAACCCGAAGGAAACCAAAGAAAATCGGTAAAACCGAGGAAAGAAACAAAGGAAActaaataaaaaaaataaaaataaatataaaaataaaaaataacgAATAAAATAAAAAGGATAAAAATAATGAAATAAACAAATAAAACGGAAGAAAACAAAATAATAGCAAAGGAAAACAAAAAACGAAACCGAAGAAAAACTAGCGACCGGGCGAAGCGTATGTTTCTGAGACAGCGTGCGGGCGAACATGGGCCGGCCCGGTACTGAGCGCCTTGTAAAGAAAACGAGCGACCGCCcctcaaaagaaaaagaaaaaaagaaagcaAACGAGCGACCGGGCGGAGCGTATCTTTTTCCTCTTCTTTCTCGATCTGCAGTCGGCGcaacctcggcgaagccctcatGGCGATGGCGGTCCGCTCGGTGTGCAAGCGGCTCGGCGGCCGCGGCCTCCGCCCGTCGCTGACCGCGGCGGTGGCGCAGCATCCCCAGCCCACGCCCTCTCGGTTCCTGCACTCAACGGTAAGCCCCCCCGCCCCCTTCACGCATCGGTGGAGTcggaaccctaaccctagctatTGCGGATTCTTGATCCCCATCACGGGATGCGGGTACTAAATTAGTCGTGACCGTCGAGGTTACGTTCAGGTGGTCACTATTTTTGCAATTTGTCATGTGGTTGAACTGAATACTCTGTAAGGTGGTTGATAGGGATGCCAGATTCCAGGATCCCTAGCTAATACTGTCTTGCTGCCTGGAATTTGGGTTGCCTTCCCAAACACAAAGGGGTGCTGGGCGTTATAAATTTGAGAATTTAGAACCAAGCGTTACAATACATAGACAAATTTATTCACAATGACGGATGTGCCTTGGGTGATGTTGGTTTGGCAAAAATACTATGAAAACACCCCTCCTCATGCCATGCAACCCTGTGGATCTTTCTGCTGGAAAGATGTTTTTTTTTTCTCAAACATGGATGTATACAGAGGGATCACCTCCTGTATTGTGAATGCCGGTGACACTGTTCTATTCTGGACGGATGCTTGGGAACAAGATGGCTTGCTGATGGACCAATATGAGCACCTCTTCTCTTTTGCTCTTCCGGACGTTCTCTCAGTCCAGCAATTCATGGATCCTCAAGACCATCTGCACAACTTTCACCTGCCTCTATCCTTGGAGGCTCGGGAAAAGCTTCAGGACCTCCAAATCAAGAACAGTGCGCGGCTCGAGCCTTGGAGTCCTGATGATTGGATCTTATATTGGGGGGATGTACGATACTGGCCAAATAAGTGCTGTAGATAGATTCTGCTTCAGGCAAATACAACCCTCCCCTGTTCTGACCAGCATATGGAAATCCAAGTGAATCATGAAACAGAAGGTTTTCACTTGGTTATGGCTCATGGATAGACTGAGCACTAGGAATATGCTTAAGAGGAGGCGCTTTGATATTGGAGAGGATCTTTCTTGCCTGCTGTGTGATGATGACGTGGAAGAAACCACCATACACCTATTCTTTGCTTGCGCATTCAGTGCCTCTTGTTGGGATACCATCCATATTCATATTACCTGGGATACCACAAGGGGTCTACCTGAGATGATGAGCAATGCTGCTACTGCCAAACTGGAAATACTTGGATGGTGTGACTCCTACATTGGAAGGGTGGGCTGCTTTGATTAAGGAGGATTTAAATCAACTAAAGTTCAGGGTCTCCCCTGATCTATCTGACTTCCTAACCTCTTTTGTAAATTTCCATTGTACTCTGCATGTTTAATTAGCAACCTAGCTTTTCCTTCTCGTTTACCAAATGCTACAATCTGAATCTGAAAGAAGGGCATAATAATCCTGGGTTCAGAATTCGCTTGATAAGTTGATATGCTGCTGGTCTTAATTTACTTGCATGCTTGACTGAATTTAGCTTGGTGCTAGTGCATGCTGTCAGACTCAAGTGCTGAATGACATAAGCATTGCATTGTTTGCCAATTGATTGATTGCATGCCTCTTGAGTGCTACTGCTGTCATAAAGCATATATACCTGCTCTACTTCTGATATAAACTTCGATATTGATCTGTTCCTGATTTGGGTTAATGCGGTTTCTCCCTGTCTTGCTCTGTCAATAACAATGCAGAAGGCGGACGCAACTCGTTTGGCTGAGATCCAGCAGGTCAAAGAAGAGCTCTACCGCATGATGTCTGAAAAcagggagaagataggaaaccaGAAGGGCCTGATCAAGCACCTCTCATCCCATGTGGAGCCTAAACCTGAGGACCCCGTCTGGTATGATTTTGAGCCCGATATTGTTCTATATGCCTGTTACATTCTTGGTTTACAAGGGCTCTGATCTCTCATGAACTGCCCTGCAGGCGCTTCTATCGCAGGGCAAAATGGTACCATTTAGTCTTGATGTATAGCCCAGCATTCCTTTATGGCTACATGTCTATGTTGGATGTGCCTGATGGCAAGAAGGAGATGACGCCAGCTGAGAAGGATGATTTTAACAAGAGGATGGCCGCGTTGATGCCCAATGTAGAACTTTGAGGACAGCTAGTTGCATAGCGACTAACCCCAGCACTTTATGTAGTTGCCATTGCTCTGTTTGGACACTGCGGCTTTGTTAGACTAAATTATCCGTCATGTTCAGTGCGATTATATGTTATGGTAAGGCTGAACTAGCTGTGATGCTTGGTGAAAAGTGCTATCTTATATGTTAAGACTGAGTTATCAGTGAGAATGTTGGCTCAAGTGGTATAGTACTATGTTGATGTTATTTGGGTCTCCCTTGGCAAGTTAGTTGATTGGTTCTTTGTTTGTTTAAGGATGTGTGAGCTCTTTGCTCACACTGTATTTCGTTTGTCTGATGCATAGCTGAAAACGTGCTTGTGTGGAAAGGGTGATGACTATTTGGCTACTCTGCTGTGTTCTGTAACAACAGTAAGACATGATTGCTCTCTAACTGCCCCAGTGTGTCAAGATAATTCCATTTTTGTGACTTAGCAGTACTGTTTCATGTACCATTAATCTTTAGAGGGAATGAAGATCAGGAGTATCATAAGATGCCTGCATGTAACTTTGAATCCAGTCACAGCCATGTATGAACCAATTTTGATTGAATGATGATACTCTTTTCTGACCTCTCGTATGATCATCCTAGTCTAGCAAGCCAACATTGATTTGTTACAGCCATCAAAAGGAATCATTAGTTACACCCACCAGGTTATTCAAATGCTCATCTTAGCCTACTATGCTTGTAACTGTCTTTAGTGCCATCTCCAATGGTGTTGCATATGTACCCAGCATCATCTTCGAAAAATTCATATCTTTTCCGCAGCCCATAGAGAGCAAAGCCGATAAGTATCTTCAGGAGTACAATGACAAGCAAAACTGGGAGTTCGTTTAGTCTTGATGTCTTCACAATAACACTCTTAATCTTCTAGTACTACTACATTTTTCAGGCCTTGGATATTTTAGCTGTCAGCTGGGACATAGTGAAAGTATGATATATAGTGAATCTCAAATATCCTTAACGTTTTAAATTTGCATAGCCCTCTGTAAATTTGGCTTGCAGTTAGAGAATGGAGAGAACCGGAGTGTGGATATCGCGACAGACAACTTCATACAGAAAACACCACTGGGGAATTTTTCGGAGGCGACGGTCATCAATATTGGTCTTAATTTCTTTTAACAAAGTATTAGTGTATGAAGAAAAGTACTACGCTGAAGATAGAATTTACTGAATCCTAGTAGTCACTTTCTTTATACTGTGTAATACCTCGATAAATAATTTGTTATACTGTTTGGTGCCTTGATAAATAAACGAAGTGGCTCACTGCAGTTTAGCAGTATGTTAAGAGGGCAAGAATGAACTAGAAAAAGAAGCAAAATTCTCACAAACCACTGGTCAAAATCAGTTGGAACTTCCCCAGATCTTTGCTGGGCAcattttttttttttgagaaaacaaTATTCAGTAAGTAAGATCACTAGCCCCCAAACTCGCAGTGGCCACTGTTAAATATTACGGTGGGCCTAGGGCCCATCTAACAATTTCAGAAGAATCTCACGTTGCTAGTTGGAgaggagttggacctccttataagggattCTCTTCCACATGCTATTGAAGCTTGAGAATAGAAGTGGTTCCCGtgcactcctcctcctccgcctcgccgATCTAAGACGTTGAATCGTGGGCTGTTACCGACTTGGACGTAGGTTCAGCTCACGCGAAATAGATCGCACCCTTGATTCCTTTTAGCAAAACCGTTCCAGTTGCACGATTCCTAGAGCTCGACATAACGGAGTCCATAATTTTAAGTCTTTACTTGCGTTTACAAGGTTGCATGTTTGTCTAGATCTGGGTGATGTTCGAAATGCAAATCATTGCCTTTCTCTTGAGCGAACTATATAATGCTGGGAGCATGTTCACCGCAACAAAAAGACAAAGAACTGACCATCCATCTTTACACAAGAGTATGGCTTTGTACCTAAACTATCATATCACAACCATATCGTAGTGCTAGCTAGCCAAACTGTAAGTCATCATAATTTAACTGAAAACAAACTGGAGACATCTTTGGTTCTAAATTTTCAATCTTGACTTCCCTGGTTTTCCTCATTAACAGTTTGGGGTTTTACCCCAGTGTCCAACCCTACCGCTAACCACAAAAGCAGTAACCAAAACGAAGATTGTAGCGTGGGCAGCTGCATCCAGCAACGCGTTAGCCCTTGTAAAGAACCGCATGCTGGTCCTACAGGTCAAAAGAGAAAATGCCAATTCTTGTCAAACAAACGGGAAAATTAAGGAAGAATAGACCAAGTGATTTTGtatctgcatgcttgcatgtttgATTCTCTGATATTTTACGTACCTAAGAGTGGCATTTGGTTTTGGAACGACTTTTTGCCGAGAAAGATATGGGAGTGCTAGTGGAAGCATGTGATGCTCACCAAGAGTCTCGCAATTCTTGTCCGCCTTACCCAACGCATACAACTCCCTTTTCTTCTGCACCGCCTTAGGGCCTGTTCGGCAACGCTCCAACTCCCAGCTTCCTCAACTTCACACATGAAGCTGAGCCCAACGCTCTGGCTCCAAGAAGCTGGAATCGAGAAGCTGGCTGCCTGTCTAGTGCAAAAAAGAAGGAGTTGGAGAAGCTGGTCTTTTAGGTTTTCCCATTCTTACTCTCCCCTCATTTAGATACATTTATAACTTGAGTGGCTAATCGTCGGGCGATAAAAATACAAGATTTTTCCACTTGAGAGCAAGCATACGAAGAAAGAAGAATATGATAAAGGCCCTACAAAATTCCCTTGGTGTCATGTCAGATGATCCGGAGGAGCTGAAAGCATTGGTACAGGAATTTTATGAAACTCTGTATACTTCAAAGGGTGTGAACAATATGGAAGCGGTCCTCAACTGTGTACCAACCAAAGTTACCGATGAAATGAATGAGTTACTCACTGCACCGTACAAGGGAGAAGAAGTTAAAGCAGCCCTTTTTCAGATGTTTCCCACCAAAGCACCGGGACCCGACGGATTTCCAGCTCATTTCTATCAGCACCATTGGGATCTTTGCGGTGCCGAGGTTACAGAGGCGGTCCTCAGGATAATTCGGGGAGAGGATAGCCCTGAAAGCATAAATGACACGGTCCTGGTCCTTATCCCTAAGGTAATGAACCCTTCCATGCTCACTCAATTCTGACCAATCAGTTTATGTAACGTTTTATATAAGATTGCGTCCAAGGTGATTGCGAACAGACTGAAGCAGATTCTTCCGGACATTATTTCAGAGGAGCAATCGGCCTTTGTGCCAGGCAGGAATATTACAGACAATATCATTAGTGCATACGAGTGTCTTCACTTTATGAAACGCAGCTAGGCCAGGGTCAACTCCTTCTGTGCCCTAAAACTCGATATGATGAAGGCATACGATCGGCTAGAGTGGGAGTATCTACATGCAATGATGATAAAGCTTGGCTTTGCTACATCATGGGTCCAGATAGTAATGAACATGGTGAGGTCAGTTTCTTTTTCAGTGCTCTTTAATGGCGAGAGACTCGACACCTTTTACCCATCCAGAGGTATACGGCAGGGAGATCCGATATCCCCATATCTCTTTTTAATCGCAGCAGAGGGCCTTTTGTGCCTACTGAAATCCAGTTCCTCGTCGTCTCAGCTAGAAGGGATCAAGGTGGCAGCCACGGCTCCAGTCGTGAACCACCTCCTTTTTGCCGATGATAGCATGTTGATGTTTAAATCGAGTGTTGAAGGGGCTGTTGCAGCATCAAACTTGTTGGAACGCTACTGTATGGCATCAGGTCAGCGCATAAATCATGAGAAGTCTTTTATCTTCTTTAGCAGAGGTTGCCCTCAGGTCATGAGAGACAGTATCAAGAACACTCTGAACGTGCATAATGAATCTCTCAGTGACAGGTACTTGGGGATGCCTATTGATGTTGGGCATGCAAAGAATGGCACTTTCCGATATTTGATAGACCGGGTGTGGGAGAAAATTAGAGGGTGGATGGAAAAACTTTTGTCTGCAGCAGGAAAGGAAGTGCTCATTAAGGCGGTGGCGCAGTCTATACCGGTTTTTTCTATGTCATGTTTCCGCCTCCCAAGGGGATTATGCGAGAACATCACCTCCCTGATCAGACAATTTTGGTGGGGAAGCAAGCAGGGGAAGCGCAAGCCAAGTTGGGTAGCCTGGGACGAGATGACAAAGCCAAAACACTTTGGTGGGCTCGGTTTTAGGGACTTGGAGATCTTTAACCTTGCCCTACTGTCGAAACATGCGTGGAAGTTGCTTCAGAACCCCACGTCGCTTAGCGCCCGCATCCTCAAGGGTGTCTATTTCCCGGAAGACTCTCTGTTTGCAGCTCGGCTGGGCATTCATCCATCACAAATTTGGCGAGCTATCTTGGATGGCCGTGACATAATGGTGCAAGGACTAGCGGGGAGGATAGGAAACGGGGAAACCACGGATATATGGCATGATAACTGGCTACCCCGCACGGTGATGAAGAGATCGATAACATCTCTGGCCCATGATCCACCTCACCTAGTCTCAGAACTTATCAACCACACCACAGGCTC
The Triticum urartu cultivar G1812 unplaced genomic scaffold, Tu2.1 TuUngrouped_contig_364, whole genome shotgun sequence DNA segment above includes these coding regions:
- the LOC125527348 gene encoding uncharacterized protein LOC125527348, which produces MAMAVRSVCKRLGGRGLRPSLTAAVAQHPQPTPSRFLHSTKADATRLAEIQQVKEELYRMMSENREKIGNQKGLIKHLSSHVEPKPEDPVWRFYRRAKWYHLVLMYSPAFLYGYMSMLDVPDGKKEMTPAEKDDFNKRMAALMPNVEL